In Caretta caretta isolate rCarCar2 chromosome 11, rCarCar1.hap1, whole genome shotgun sequence, the sequence CCAAATGGAGGCCTTATGGAGCACTGACTGCTTTGCATTTTAGTGTGGTCAGCACAGGGGCACAGCTATGGTGGCCCAACTAAAATCCACACAGTCAACACAGGCTCTCCATGGGCCGTCCAGCTGGATCTCAGAGGGGTTTTCCTGGCTGCACCTGCCCCATATGTAAAATAGCCAGCATTGGACCCAAGATAAGGAAAATGTTTGACTCCGGGAGGTAACAGACATAATGGTGCTGTGAAAAGGACGTTGCTTTGAAACTCTGGTGACCATGCTATATTTTGATCTCGATACAATGAATTAACTGAAGCTTCTAGTTAATAAGATTAGAAGAGAATTAGAACTCAAAACTCAGAGATACTACAGCCCAAGCAACCATAATGCAACAGGGTCTGTGAGTTCAGAGCCATGGTGATGAGACGCTGAGTCCTAATCATGGAAATCAGCCAGGAGATGAAATTCAGCTCATTTCATCTGTTTCTTAGCAACACAGCCAATTATTAATAAATGCATGCCCTAGAAGAGAAATTTGGACTTTTGCTATTACTTTGTCTCGGCTTTACTTTCAGTGTGTTTGTACTCAGAAATGAAAGATGACTTTGATTGTTTCCATCTTATTTTCTGACAAGGTGAACTCCAACTCACCGAATGTTCCCCAGCTAATCTTGGTTTGCCTACACATGTGAGAAGATGCAGCGCAATGCATGCAAATAAggagatatacacagagaaatctCATCCATTTACAATAACTCTGCCTAGCACCTTTCATAGCTAATTATTTATGCACTCCTCCTCCTGGTTATCTGCACAACACTTCGCTTATTACCCACCCTGCCTATCATTTTCCATCAACTTGCCCTTGTAGTTGTTGAGCAGACAGTCTCCTGATTTAGGGGCTGATccagatcccactgaagtcagaggtaCAATTATTATtgcctggctctgaccactaggtctggctgcctaTGACCTGGCACTGACAATGGGcggtacagacacagaacaatcCTCAGGTCATTTCTTTTCTGtgttcagaacataagaacagccatactaggtcagaccaaaggtccatctagcccagtgtcctgtctttcgacagtggccagtgccaggtgcttcagagggaataaacagaacaggtcatcatcaagtgatttGTCCCatgtcacctattcccagcttctggcaagcagaggttAGGAACACcatgcctgcccatcctggctaaacgCCATTGCCGgatctatccttcatgaacttgtctagttctttttttaaaccctgttatagtcttgaccttcacaacatcctctggcaaagagttccacaggttgactctgcattgtgtgaaaaaagacttccttgtgtttgtttaaaacctgctgcctatttatttcatttggtgaccccaagttcttgtgttatgagaaggagtaaataacacttcctcatttactttctccacacgagtcatgattttatagacctctatcatatcccccccttagtcctctcttttccaagctgaaaagtcccagtctgtttaatttctcctcagatgaaagctgttccatacccctagtcatttttgttgcccttttctgtactttttccaattccaatatatctttttagagatggggtgaccagatctgcacacagtactcaagatgtgggcgtaacatggatttatataaaggcattatGATTGGAGTGTTAGGGGTTCTCCTTTTGGATCATATCACATCCCATAGCACATTATTTCCTCCTGTTTGGTTTTGTTCACATTTTTGAAGCTTCTGTTCTGGCGGTGCCCGCATTATGCCTGTCAGCTTTCCGTCTTTCAGCTGCAAAGCCCTGAGAGTCCCGTATTGGCTCTCTCGCAAACATGCTTTCCACACTTAGGGTCAGATCCAGTTGGCCTGACGCATGCAACTAGACTTCGTTGTGACTTGCATAAGATGAGCAGAATTTTTCCCTTAATGGAAAGTATTAGGGTTCTATAGTGACCTTAAAATGGAAGTGTTCTTCTCCCGCCCCCGCTTCTTTGCTATACAGCTGCATGCGTCTCCCATGTGTCACCTAGTGATTAGGGAACTGAACTAGAATGCAGGAGATGTGGGTTAATTCCCAGCTCCGCCAGTGGGTTGCTGGGTGACCTTTGCCACATCAATTccctcactctgcctcagtttccccatctgtaacatagagatgatcctgacctcctctgtctagcactttgagatccaaagatgaaagtgctagataagagctaggtacTATTATTGCTAGTTGCTTCTAAAGCTATCATAGCCACAATAGGCAATTAACAATCCTGAATTATTAAACAACACCCCCAAAAAGTTCTTTAAAATGTCTTGTGAAATAATAGCTGCACCCGAATGGGTTGAAAATTTCTTTTGAACATTTCACTTCTTGAATACCATTAATCCATTTCTCCTTCTTGAATAGGTTGCCTGCGTAGCTGGACTTCGGAAGCAATATGTTGATGTAACTCAACCAGTTTCATTTTTGCTTCATTAGCTCCTAACCTGATGGTAGCAAGGCGTACGTCAGAGTCCTGTGTTGATACATGCAGTCGAACTGGATGCAGTGTATTGATTGGTCTGCTAATAGTGTCCAATACAGTTTACTTTAGTGGTGTCAGAAAGCTGCTTTTCAAACATCAGGAAACATTTCTCTTTTGTCAGCTACCTCAAAGGGTGCCACTGACTGAACCCAGTTATCTTTGAATTATTTGGGCTAAGAATTGTTTCCTTATAGTTGTGGATTTTCCTGTTACTCTGAATAAGAAGCCCTGATCTAATACATGTTCTGGTTTGCTTTGCACATGGCAAAGGCAATGAAATTTACAGGCCAGCAAGTGGAAGGGAGCGAAATCTTTTAAACAAattgttagtttaaaaaatcatcaaatcTCACTAGTGAGTGAATACACAGAGACTTAGGCATGGGAAGCTGATTAGCTTTGGGTCTGCAGTGCTTTCATAGGCTgaataccactgaagtcaatgggtctttTGTCTGAGTAAATACTGGCAGACAGGGCCCTTTAAAAGTGAATCCAAAGGGTTTTCCTACCTTCCAAAACCTGAGCGTAGTCATTCAAGAGTCTGTTTCCTAGAAAGGAGCGATCTGCGTTTTTCATGTGTTACTAGAGCCCTTCGCTCTAGTCAAATGAAAGCCCCTGAAATCCAAGTCTTTTCACAACTGGTacgttgtactgctttaactatagcGGTATACTGGTATGGTTAAACAGTACAGACCTCCTTACTgttcccctcagccccccaaaagGAATGCAGATGTCTTATACCGCCAATAGCTCTGCCTGTACAGGAAGAGACATAACGATACCGGTATAAGGCACCGTTATGCTGagataactgcatccacactttGTTGAACTGGTATAATTGTATCAATTAAGAAATCATGGTCAGGCCTGGGTGACATTTGAAAGTTGTACCATTCTATGTACGGGCAGGTAAGCAAAGGGGAAAcgacttttaaaatatatttattttatgtggTGTAGCTTTGTATTTCAGAGATACGTTTGGGTCGCATTTAAATGAGGAAGGGAGCATGAGACCTGTTACTTTAAAAGTTGTCTGGCTCTATTCCTCAGACTATGTCTGAATAATGGAGATCAGCCTTGACCGAGGCAAGGAGATGACAGCCATTGAATACAGCAGAAAGATCAGAACAAAAGATTGGAAACAGATCATAACACACGTACCTGAAAAGCGTGAGGTCTAGGGAtggcaggggggaggaagggaggcctGCAAAGAGCTGTACCTAGGAAAGGAGACAATCGCACATGTACATTCGCACATTAATCCAGACAAAGCTGTACTCTCCCCCTCGGTTGTGTTCTACAACCCCATTGTGCCAAGGCCCCATTTAGACTGAAAACTTATATAGGGGACTGCCTTTATTTGGTGTACAATGCTTATataatgaggccctgatcctgactggggcgtCTCTGCACGAGTAGAATAAATGCTTCTGCAGCTAACTGGTAATGCTAGAGTACAGAAGACCTCCACAGAGACAGTATGTTCTTGGCTTTTGTGgtgaaaagtaaaacaaatggGATGGATAAACGAATACCCACCCAGCCCGAAATTACTGCATGTCGGCTTTTACTGTAGTCCTCAGTGCACATCTGTGATGTGTCTAGACATTAAAGGCCAGCCTTGGTTTGCTGTGAGTAACCTGGGATCTGCAGGAGATTGGTGAGAAGGTTCCAACCCACCTGCTCAGTTTACTTTTTCAAAGCTATAACTGCAAGGAAgaggactttaaaaacaaaaggggcTGAGATTCTTCTCTACACTGGACCCCAAAGGGCTTTGCAATTCAGCAAAGGCCACGTCTACATACACACCTACTCTAGGCAGGGAACTCCTGCATAGTTCACTTGTGACGTCACAGTGTTTTCTTCACCTGGAAATCCCTCAGTACTCGAGCTGACCTGTAATAACTGCCtcacttttgctttccctttcCAAACACTTAGCTGCTCTTTGCTGGGTGACACCAGAGCTGGGTTTTTCTGCCCTAGACTAAAGCAAAATGAGGTTTCATGTAATTTTTCTTAACCAGAAAGAGCCTTTTGGTATAAAAGCAAGAGCAATGGAGAAGAAAAACCACATTCAGAGCCAAGAGAGAGGCAAAGCAGCCCAGAGACACAAGAAGCAACGAAAGCAACATCCCAGCAAATACACGGCAAGGTAAGGGTGACTCGCCTGCAGCCTCTCCTTACGACACAATTTCTCTTTACTGAGTGCTTCTATTGTGCTCTATGATAGACAGCAAGGAATGAATGTTGTACAAGCAAAGTGCGTTACACCTGTAATGTATTATTAATGGctgaatatttaaacaaaaactgcTCTGATTCATGAATAGTTTCCTGGAGAAAATGGGAGTTCAAGTTGCTATGATTTGTAGCGTGTTTTCGTTTTGTGTCTGGAGAATTGTTGGGTACTTGTGAAAAGTATTTGGCTACCCCCAAAACTTTGACAAATGACATTTCATACAAAAATGTGCATGGATTAAAAATAGTTCAGTCATCAAATTATGGAGCAGAAACAATGTCATGAATTTAGGGGATTTAGGAGCCCAGCAACAAAATATACAATGACTATCAAATTGCAAATAGACAGTCAGTAGCCTGAAAATTATTCATCAGAACTATTTGGCAAGTGGCAGATATATATTTGCATAAAATTAGGATAAGTTCACACTTTGCTACACTAAAAGAAGTAGGAACAATTTGTAACAAATGCTATCGGATGACGTATCCTGCTCCACTGACTAGCTACTTCATTGTTTGACTACACAGTGTACAAGTATTTACAACAGCTGACATCTGAAGAGTGGTCTGAAAAGAACTGATAATTCTGCTGAATCTCAATatgttgttttcttctttttctgaaaaCTGTCACGTCTGTCAGCTGTTTAATTTAACAGCCAATCAAATGAACTGGTTGGCTTGAGGAAGACATGAGAAATGGTAACAATTCTTTTACTTCCCAGTCCCCTATAGGAAGCCACAGAACTCAGCTGGGCATTTCACTGATTCTGATGtgtccccagctgcctcctgcagtAGCTTTAACAATGTtttaagaaacagtaaaaagaaaatttaGAGCTAGGTTTGTCTCCAGTGCAGGCCTAGCTTATGAGACACCATCCAACCCGCTGGCTGGTAAGCCAGGCAACCTGGCATGTCAGTCATGTATCTCTCCCGTTCTGTCTCCGTTAGGGAAAATGGTGAACGTAGGCTACAAAGTTCTCTTTGCTCTGGCCATCTGGACGATGACTACAGAGGCCTTTCCCAAAGGCGCTGAGAGGACAAAATGCCACCTCACAAAATACAAGTCCCTGCCACCTCGGGAACTGGAGGCCTTCAAGAAAGCCAAGGACAAATTTGTAAGTGTGAAGAACACACCCTGGGCAATAACAGCACTGTGAGCCCTGGGCTGTAATCTGAAGAGCAGCCCTCTCTGTGTGTCCCTTTGGACTCAGGGAAGAAGCTCAAAACCAATTATCAAGAAGGATTTGGTTTTACATTTCTCCCAGCTCTAGCACCCTGCTGGCAAGCTCCAGGGCTCTAGCACAGCGTCTGCTGAACCCAGGTCCTCTCCTCACTGGAGTAGGACAACAAAGCACAGTTTAAAGTTCGTCATGAGTATCTCTGTCATATCCCTTGAGGATACCAGCCCGAGAGATACAAGGGAGACATTTGATGCCAGCATCTCTTCTCCCTGCATCACCACTGGGATAGCATGGATAGAACTGAGGGAAGAACTAGTACAGGTTTGTTCCTGCTCCTACATACATATGGgtctctgttctttccttctgCCTCCAGGAGGACATGATGCTGTTGTCAGACCGAAAATGCAGCACCAGGATTTTCCACCGGAACTGGGAAGTCCAAGAGCTGTCGGTACGAAAAATCTCAGTCAAGGGGTACAAGAAAGTCACATGCTAGCAGATGCTTCTCTCCTCACATGTGCCCCCTCTGAATCTGATCTCACTTAGCCCTATGCTAATCTGACACGTGGCACTCTGACCATTGACTTGGAAGTCACTGATTGAGTCAGGAGCATGTCCGATCTGACTGTGGCTCTTTCTCAGTGTAAATAAGGGTCACCCCTCACCTTCAGTTCAGGTGCCTTCTCACTGGCTATAAACTGGTGTCAAGAAAGGCGTGTGGAGATGAAGCTGTTTGCAGTCCAGAGTGATTTCAATATTTCATTTACTGACAAATCAATAAAGCCCTGAGTGGCTTCGGAAAATCTCCTGTTTCAACCTAGTCTACCTGCCCCTATGCATGGGAATTTCTAGTCCTGTATCTGCACAGCTGTGTATATTTCTCCCACAGACACTGTCTTACCTGCGAGTTTCTCTCCCCAGGAGCACGATAGAGTCATCCTGGTAGAGAAGGAGCTGGACTTTACCATTAACGTGCTGGAGAACATTGAGGACACCAGTCTGTCCAAGCTGCTCTCAAGGCCTCTAGAAATCCTGACGCAAATCAGAGGGGACCTGAGGGGCTGCGTGAGTATTCAGTGACAGATTTCTCTTTCAGTGCCAGATGTGAATCTCTTCAAGGAGAACCCTTAGGAATTTCCCAAATGGGTTGCTTTACCTTGTACCCACAAATACTCGCATGTGGCCCTTGCTTTGGGCCCATCCTTACATAGGACATTGAAAGCGGGGGTAGTTGATATGATATGCACAAGGGTAGCCGCCTAGACTATGTCAGGGCAACAACTGCTCTGCGCCTGGAGAGAAAGGGCTTTGGTCCACTGTCGGCTGAAATCTCTGGGCACCAACCAGTCTGTATCAATTTTGTTTTCAGACCAGAGAAACACATTCTCATCGACACTCCAGGAGGCTGAACAATTGGCTCCAAAATTTCCATGAGAGCAAAGAGACGGTGAGTAGTCAGTCGAGACAATGAGGAAAGGGAACTTCCATACAAATTAGAGAAGGAACTAGGTTCCCATCCCAGAGGCCAGGGTGGATTTCTACAATCTATTCTCTGGTGCCTTGTCCAGCCTGTTTCAATAATCCCAGAACTGTAGCTGTGCACAAATCTAGCAGATCTCAATAAAAAAACCCTGTTGTGTCTGCTGCTACAGTGACTGCCTGTAACAAGATTATACCACCAGGGATTTTGACCCTCTGCAATAAATCAGGCTTTTTAGGAAATgcgggaggaggggtgaagcagGGAGATTTCTATCCTTATTATCTCTTCGTTTTTAAGAATGGTGGCTTTAATTTAGCCGCATTCACACTTCCTGTTGTAAATAGTCTCTCATTTCCCAGGAAACACCTGGCTGCCTGGAAGCATCTGTGATCCTCAATCTCTTCCGACTGCTGAATGAAGACTTGAGATGCGCAGCCTACAGGGAGCTCTGTGTGTAGCCATCTGGTCTCTGCAGTGCCCGTGTCCACATCTACTTAGAGACCGGAGAGTCCCTAGCCTGAGAGCACTGCATACATATTGGGAGAAGACATGGGTCAACCAGGAACATTCATCTTCTCCCTCTGGCTTCTGATCATAGGTCCCCAAGCAAACTGATTCCATCCTTTTATACCAAAGAATTACACAACAGTTGGCCTCCAGGTTGCTCCAACTTCCAGCTGGTGCAGCACTCTAGACTCCTTACAGAAGATTAATTGTAGGACCATTTTTCATCACAGTTGGAATTTAggatttcaataggatttggcCTCTGGGGATATTATTTATTGAATGTAATTGTATTGTCACTATATGAATGCATTTTAGCCAAGGGAACAGATCCAAAAATATTGGAAACATTTCAtaagctttaatttaaaacaacaaaacaacgcaCTCCAGTTCTAGGATTTACATACTAGTCACAGCTTCAGATCTCTTAGAAACAACCTCAGGAAATGCATTCTTACTGTAAATATCCTCGGCAGATGTATTTATACAGAGTATATTTTTATCTTGCTGATTCTTTATGTATTATAACCTGACTAAGAAGGGTAATTGATTTGTATAACTTCCAGACTTGAACCAAAGTGTTCTTTATTATGGATcagctatttattatttatgtatttatctaTTACTAAGATTATGcctttttatttataattgtgAACCAATAAAATTGTTTTCCCAGGCTTTGGCATTCCTGTCTTTCAATTAAAAGCATTTTGTTAACAGAAAATTGGGTGCACTGTAGTAATAATACCCAGCTCCTGCAGAGTGCTGTGCAGCAGTAGAtcccacagtgctttacaaaggaagtcctTCTCAttattcctgattttacagatggggaactaaggcacagagaggcaaagtgacttgtccagatcactcagcaggccagtggcagagccaaggatgTTGAGAGCCGGTCTTACACTCTAGcctctaggccacactgcctccctcttACATTGCAAAGCTGCTTGCTTTTGGATCACCCTCACTGCATTTCCAAACGGGCAACTAAAGGCCAAAGAGAGCTGTGAATCTtgtctttctccttccttttggCATTACCATTAGAGCTAGACAAATGTTCCCTGGGGAGTCCTGACCACATAGCTGGTACAGGAGAACATGACTTGTTGTCAGGAGTAAActaaaaacagaaacagaaggaaaacagcaagaAAGGTTGCAGACAGAAGGAACACAGCAAgaaaggttgcaggatctcatcaacatgccactcttcaatgcccCAGTAAACATCtgctttgacaaaccttcacaaTGGACAGGCTGGAAACAATATTTTTGCAAGATTTCACATTGCTATCAAGGTCCATAAAGAAACTGGAGATATGCAGGTATCTTCTTTCATGTATGCTGTGGAGACACAGGCAGAGCATATCTCTAAATCCTTTTCAtttttactgaagacagtcacaaacaTGACTATGCAAGCGTTCTAGCTAGCTTTGATACATTCTTTATACATCAGAGATAAGTGGTTTATGAAAACTAGAGAATTCAAGAGCCATGGGAAAATGTTGACTGTTTCATAAGAGTTCTGCATACTCTGGCTGAAAACAATGATtatgggaatgcaaaacatgaaaatagaCAGGCTAGTTATTgcagtaactgattaaaaaccTTTCGCAGCAGCTACCATTGAAAGATTGAATTTTAGCCACAGCTATTCAAGTAACAAAGCCATCAGAGCTGGTGAGACAGGGAAACCAAGAGCAACTCTCAGAACTTCAAAAGCAAAAACTAGCTTAGAAGCTGTTAACAGATGCAGGATGAATAGTAAAAGTTATTCCCAAAGAGCTTCCTGACAGATTCAGCCTACGTCAACAAGGgacagggacagattctgcctACGTCAAcaaggtgtggaaaaagtcataGTCCAAGAGATGATGCATGTCCAACCAGAGATACACGGTGTACTAAATGCACAAAATATAGACATTTTGCACCTGTTTGCtgcaccaaagcagtcagggagcTGACTCATATTACAGACAATTAAGAGCCATTctttctgggatctatcacttgTGATGATATAGAGCCTGCTTGGACAGTGAAAGTGAATATTTATGGCAAGACTGTTGACTTTAAAATTAACTCAGGAACTGACATTGCAATCATCTCAGAGGGGACCTACGAGCACCTTCAACCCCTCACGGAGTTAAAGTCACCAGACACTGCTCTCACCTAGCCCTGGAGGTATTCAGAACTGGATGGGCCAGTTCGCCACAGAAATAACTTACAAAGACTAAAGCTATGCATTCATAGTCCATGTGATCAAAGGATCAAAGACCAGTAACCTCCTCAGCCACAGCATGGCAGCCATGTGCGCCTAGTGAAGAAAAGTAGAAGAACTCAATGAAGGATTTGATAACCCAAGGCAGTAGTGAAGGAAATCTGGGGGAAGTGAGTGCACCCATGATTCTCTATGCTGGTGGAGGGGTTCAGGGGTAGGACGACTCAGCTGGGTCAGGGACTGCCCTGCCAGGGGCACAGAGAAAATTCCCTTGCAGCAGAACCAGCCGGGTGGCAGGAAGTGCTTAGAAGCTCTGCAGTGAGCCCAGGGAAGAGGCTTAGAGAGAGCAGAGCTGAGACACTGGGAGCCTGGCAAGAGGCTGAGTCAAAGGCCCATGACAGGGCCAGGTAGGAAGCGGTCCAGGGAGGTCACAAGGAGTCTGCGCAGTCAGGCCTTGGCTGCCTATCCAGGGATAGTAGAACCCAGGGCGAGGGAAGGCCTGTGCCCCCCTAGCAGccctctcaggaaggtggaatGGACGAATCTGGCGTCGGATCGAAGGCCCAAGGTAAGGGTGACAGGGAAGTGTTTGTTTGACCGTTGGTTTATGCCAGAAGGGATGGGGCTCTATGTTACCCGGGCAGAGGCCATGTCACAGGAAGCAGCAGACCACGGCACCACCAGAGCTGCTATCAGTGGGGGCCCAAAGGAGAGGTGAGCTTGCTGTGCTATGCCTAATGAgtagggggggggggtgcactggCCAGGAAGtagtgttgccaaccctccaggattttcCTGATGTCATCTGATGAatcctccaggaatatgtccagtcaaacttggcaaccctaccagcaAGTCACTCTCTTACACAGGCCTGGTTCCATGAAGCAGCCAGGAGAGCCCATGCCCAGCGGCCCAGCTGGAACTGACAGCAGCAAAAAGCTAACAAGATGGCCGAGCTGGTTCTAGTCACAGCAGCATAAATTCTAGTATCAGTTGAATCAGCTCAGCCTGGCCCTCAGAActgggacagctggtcacctACCTGAGCAGCAGAGACGGCTGGAGAGTtagtaaaacaacaaaaagtcaAAGGCAGAAAAGGAGGAAAGATCACTAACTCTTCCACCAGCCCCATGTTCACACAGAGTCTTGGATTCAGAGTTCATATGCCATCAAAGCGTAGGTTGCATCAGGGGGTGATCTCAGGCCCACCTCATTGTTAACCTCCGTTCCAGTTATCACATCTGATGGCCTCCTAGATTTCTCTTTGATCCATTTCATCTGCAGCCCCAACTAGATGCAGCCAGAAACAGTCCGAGATGTGACTGGTATGAAAGAACAACAGAAGAGGCTGTAAGGCGGAAGAGAGAAGAATTCTGCAGAGTCTTTGTCAACCAGCTTCTCTACCGAACAGGCCCATGCACACACAGCTCAGCTGCAATGATCCCTTACGAGGTCTGGACGAAGGAAAGGGTGCGAGTTCCCTCACCACAGTGGTTTGAACGGTTACAACCAAAGATACATGTGCTAGTTCCTAACTACAGCCACTCCTCATGCTGAACGCCAGAGTATCCTTGCCCTAGGGGCAAGTCAGGCCGAGGCCTTGGCCTGCCCTTGGTAAGCCATCCCTTTTTGGAGGGAAATTAATATTGGCTTCTAGGTCCCagtcccactggccacagttcaggCTTGTTGCTGGTGCTTTAACTGGGAGTCTCTGTGAGTTGTCTTCCTATTGGCCACCTGTCGGAGCCTCTGTTGCAAGCTACCTGCTTACAAACCCCTCTTGACACACGGTCCTTATTTATGTCGGTGCCTCTGAGagcacacagcccctccccagtgGCGAAAAGGAGTCCTTCTCTAGACCAGTGCCCTGGGTCTGGAGTACCTTGGAAAGCTGCTACCTCCGTGCCTTCCCCCTCCAGTCTCTGCTGTTTCCCCCAGGCTGTATCGCACTA encodes:
- the LOC125645233 gene encoding interferon lambda-3: MVNVGYKVLFALAIWTMTTEAFPKGAERTKCHLTKYKSLPPRELEAFKKAKDKFEDMMLLSDRKCSTRIFHRNWEVQELSEHDRVILVEKELDFTINVLENIEDTSLSKLLSRPLEILTQIRGDLRGCTRETHSHRHSRRLNNWLQNFHESKETETPGCLEASVILNLFRLLNEDLRCAAYRELCV